One window of Medicago truncatula cultivar Jemalong A17 chromosome 2, MtrunA17r5.0-ANR, whole genome shotgun sequence genomic DNA carries:
- the LOC25487567 gene encoding coumaroyl-CoA:anthocyanidin 3-O-glucoside-6''-O-coumaroyltransferase 1 isoform X2, translating to MANHKLIEQTVVFPSTPRTTTTFLPLTFLDLPFAGPVYVERLFFYHFPHSTTHFSKTTLPSLKHSLSLTLQHFFPLAGNLHCPLPPHKPFILCTQNDSVTFTVIESSANFNHLSTNQHPKNLQDFNHLVPKLTEKTTFDDGNDIFIFPLLSLQVTVFPNHGLCIAIKYCHVMDDNCCNHLMKSWSFIHRKGDVVDFKSQPCFDRQVLRDPEGLEDLFLKGYYEKRKTWEDNRLIGKTQSIEKHDEDCVKAIIVFGKEEIEGMKKWVLNEWKKKDQEIQAPQFLSKYVVTCAFVWVSLVKAMHRSNHNIDEKDEYFCFTGDCRDRLGYTIPEGYFGNCLAFNHATMKRRDVKGEDGFVNAVKVIEKAITEMKNEPLKDATKWEGSAKKIVKVEMMHSLKCMSIAESGDREGGLEVGLAFKSEDYECFSSVIQQGLQALKF from the exons ATGGCAAATCATAAGCTTATTGAGCAAACTGTTGTTTTTCCATCAACaccaagaacaacaacaacttttCTTCCTCTCACATTCCTCGACTTGCCTTTTGCAGGTCCAGTCTATGTTGAACGCTTATTCTTCTATCACTTTCCTCATTCAACAACCCATTTTTCTAAAACAACACTTCCATCTCTCAAACACTCTCTTTCTCTTACtcttcaacatttcttccctcTTGCTGGAAATCTTCACTGTCCTCTACCACCCCACAAACCTTTTATTCTTTGCACTCAAAATGACTCCGTCACTTTTACCGTCATCGAATCTTCAGCAAATTTCAACCATCTCTCAACCAACCAACACCCCAAAAATCTCCAAGACTTTAATCACCTTGTTCCAAAACTAACAGAAAAAACAACATTTGATGATGGTAATGACATATTCATCTTTCCGTTGTTGTCTTTGCAAGTCACGGTTTTCCCCAACCATGGTCTTTGCATTGCCATCAAATATTGCCATGTGATGGATGATAACTGTTGCAATCATTTAATGAAATCTTGGTCTTTTATCCATCGTAAAGGTGATGTAGTTGACTTCAAGTCGCAACCTTGTTTTGACAGACAAGTTTTGCGAGACCCAGAAGGACTTGAAGATTTATTCTTAAAAGGCtattatgaaaaaagaaaaacatgggAGGATAATAGACTCATTGGTAAGACTCAAAGTATTGAAAAACATGATGAAGATTGTGTTAAGGCAATTATTGTTTTCGGAAAAGAAGAAATCGAGGGGATGAAAAAATGGGTATTGAatgaatggaagaaaaaagatCAAGAAATCCAAGCACCACAATTTCTATCTAAATATGTTGTaacttgtgcttttgtttgggTTAGTTTGGTTAAAGCAATGCATAGAAGTAATCATAATATTGATGAAAAAGACGAGTATTTTTGTTTCACAGGTGATTGCAGAGACAGACTAGGGTACACAATACCGGAGGGGTATTTCGGAAACTGTTTAGCGTTTAATCATGCAACGATGAAGAGAAGAGATGTGAAAGGAGAAGATGGTTTTGTGAATGCTGTTAAGGTAATTGAGAAGGCAATAACTGAGATGAAAAATGAACCTCTTAAAGATGCAACAAAATGGGAAGGTTCAGCTAAAAAGATAG TTAAAGTTGAAATGATGCATTCATTAAAGTGTATGTCTATTGCTGAAAGTGGAGATAGAGAAGGTGGACTTGAGGTTGGGTTGGCATTCAAATCTGAGGATTATGAATGTTTCTCTTCTGTCATTCAACAAGGACTACaagctttgaaattttaa
- the LOC25487567 gene encoding coumaroyl-CoA:anthocyanidin 3-O-glucoside-6''-O-coumaroyltransferase 1 isoform X1, with translation MANHKLIEQTVVFPSTPRTTTTFLPLTFLDLPFAGPVYVERLFFYHFPHSTTHFSKTTLPSLKHSLSLTLQHFFPLAGNLHCPLPPHKPFILCTQNDSVTFTVIESSANFNHLSTNQHPKNLQDFNHLVPKLTEKTTFDDGNDIFIFPLLSLQVTVFPNHGLCIAIKYCHVMDDNCCNHLMKSWSFIHRKGDVVDFKSQPCFDRQVLRDPEGLEDLFLKGYYEKRKTWEDNRLIGKTQSIEKHDEDCVKAIIVFGKEEIEGMKKWVLNEWKKKDQEIQAPQFLSKYVVTCAFVWVSLVKAMHRSNHNIDEKDEYFCFTGDCRDRLGYTIPEGYFGNCLAFNHATMKRRDVKGEDGFVNAVKVIEKAITEMKNEPLKDATKWEGSAKKIGEFGNLLFVRGSPKFNVYETDFGFGKPVKVEMMHSLKCMSIAESGDREGGLEVGLAFKSEDYECFSSVIQQGLQALKF, from the coding sequence ATGGCAAATCATAAGCTTATTGAGCAAACTGTTGTTTTTCCATCAACaccaagaacaacaacaacttttCTTCCTCTCACATTCCTCGACTTGCCTTTTGCAGGTCCAGTCTATGTTGAACGCTTATTCTTCTATCACTTTCCTCATTCAACAACCCATTTTTCTAAAACAACACTTCCATCTCTCAAACACTCTCTTTCTCTTACtcttcaacatttcttccctcTTGCTGGAAATCTTCACTGTCCTCTACCACCCCACAAACCTTTTATTCTTTGCACTCAAAATGACTCCGTCACTTTTACCGTCATCGAATCTTCAGCAAATTTCAACCATCTCTCAACCAACCAACACCCCAAAAATCTCCAAGACTTTAATCACCTTGTTCCAAAACTAACAGAAAAAACAACATTTGATGATGGTAATGACATATTCATCTTTCCGTTGTTGTCTTTGCAAGTCACGGTTTTCCCCAACCATGGTCTTTGCATTGCCATCAAATATTGCCATGTGATGGATGATAACTGTTGCAATCATTTAATGAAATCTTGGTCTTTTATCCATCGTAAAGGTGATGTAGTTGACTTCAAGTCGCAACCTTGTTTTGACAGACAAGTTTTGCGAGACCCAGAAGGACTTGAAGATTTATTCTTAAAAGGCtattatgaaaaaagaaaaacatgggAGGATAATAGACTCATTGGTAAGACTCAAAGTATTGAAAAACATGATGAAGATTGTGTTAAGGCAATTATTGTTTTCGGAAAAGAAGAAATCGAGGGGATGAAAAAATGGGTATTGAatgaatggaagaaaaaagatCAAGAAATCCAAGCACCACAATTTCTATCTAAATATGTTGTaacttgtgcttttgtttgggTTAGTTTGGTTAAAGCAATGCATAGAAGTAATCATAATATTGATGAAAAAGACGAGTATTTTTGTTTCACAGGTGATTGCAGAGACAGACTAGGGTACACAATACCGGAGGGGTATTTCGGAAACTGTTTAGCGTTTAATCATGCAACGATGAAGAGAAGAGATGTGAAAGGAGAAGATGGTTTTGTGAATGCTGTTAAGGTAATTGAGAAGGCAATAACTGAGATGAAAAATGAACCTCTTAAAGATGCAACAAAATGGGAAGGTTCAGCTAAAAAGATAGGTGAGTTTGgaaatttgttatttgtaaGGGGGTCACCTAAGTTTAATGTTTATGAGACTGATTTTGGATTTGGAAAACCAGTTAAAGTTGAAATGATGCATTCATTAAAGTGTATGTCTATTGCTGAAAGTGGAGATAGAGAAGGTGGACTTGAGGTTGGGTTGGCATTCAAATCTGAGGATTATGAATGTTTCTCTTCTGTCATTCAACAAGGACTACaagctttgaaattttaa